One Panicum virgatum strain AP13 chromosome 9K, P.virgatum_v5, whole genome shotgun sequence genomic region harbors:
- the LOC120650223 gene encoding elongation factor-like GTPase 1, whose product MAAAERADEAAVAEDPRRIRNTCILAHVDHGKTTLADHLVASCGDGLLHPKLAGRLRFMDYLDEEQRRAITMKSAAVALRSRTGHRVSLIDSPGHIDFCSEVSSAARLSDSALILVDAVEGVHIQTHAALRQAFIERLQPCLVLNKIDRLITELSLTPDEAYARLHRIISDVNSIYSALRSHSYFSLLSAIEDNPSTSSSSTDDLPEDFEDDDDNEDAFQPLKGNVVFACALDGWGFRPQQFAELYARKVGVNPSAFLRGLWGPRYLDKKTGKVVGKKAIKSADPQPMFVEFVLSALWKMYELVLKDGGESKGVKKLVENFQLKIPERELKNKDPKAVLQSMMSRWLPLADAVMDMVVECTPDPVAAQGVRVARLMPKREVTPEDAAGCPEVVAEAERVRRCVEACDVSIDAPIVVYVSKMFTVPYKMLPLKGVNGELLNHHGDIESEECFMAFARVFSGILRAGQKVFVLSPLYDPVKGEALQKHVQEVELQYLYEMLGQGLKPVASVGAGNVVAIQGLGQHILKSATLSSTKSCWPISSMMFQASPMLKVAIEPSNPADLGALVKGLKLLNRADPFVEYTVTQRGEHVLSAAGEIHLERCIKDLEERFAKVKLEVSDPLVSFKETIEGEGVGLFERLKAPQEFAERTTPNGRCTVRVQVLRLPNALTKVLEESEQLLSQIIEGKTAKRDGVLDPRLSQDDGDSAAMLRQRMIDAIDSDLEAISGKVDKEKLDRYRKTWLGYLERIWSLGPWQVGPNLLISPDAKSSDAVITIQDGRQGILVNGRSHVSERLGFVKESDAKANSNLDNGESAVDTPESLHLESMALRNSIVSGFQIAANAGPLCDEPMWGLAFIVEPYIFADGSDAANHSVQYNIFSGQVITAVKEACRAAVLQNKPRLVEALYFCELTAPIDQNYPSYAVLNKRRAMILNDEMHEGTSLFTVHAYLPVAESVGFSNELRSSTAGAASALLVLSHWETIAEDPLFVPKTQDELEEHGDGSSIVPNLAKRLMNSVRRRKGLHVEEKVVEHGTKQRTLAKKV is encoded by the coding sequence atggcggcggcggagagggccgacgaggcggcggtggcggaggacccGCGCCGCATCCGCAACACGTGCATCCTCGCGCACGTGGACCACGGCAAGACCACGCTGGCGGACCACCTGGTGGCGTCCTGCGGGGACGGGCTCCTCCACCcgaagctcgccggccggctcCGCTTCATGGACTACCTCGACGAGGAGCAGCGCCGGGCCATCACCATGAagtccgccgccgtcgcgctccGCTCCCGGACTGGGCACCGCGTCAGCCTCATCGACTCCCCGGGCCACATCGACTTCTGCTCCGAGgtctcctccgccgcgcgcctctCCGACTCGGCGCTCATCCTCGTCGACGCCGTCGAGGGGGTGCACATCCAGACGCATGCCGCGCTGCGCCAGGCCTTCATCGAGCGCCTCCAGCCCTGCCTCGTGCTCAACAAGATCGACCGCCTCATCACCGAGCTCAGCCTCACCCCCGACGAGGCGTATGCGCGCCTCCACCGTATCATCTCCGACGTCAACTCCATCTACTCAGCGCTGCGCTCGCACTCCtacttctccctcctctccgccATCGAGGACAACCcctccaccagctcctcctccactgACGATCTTCCAGAGGACTTCGAAGACGACGATGACAATGAGGACGCGTTCCAGCCCCTCAAGGGCAATGTCGTCTTCGCCTGCGCACTCGATGGCTGGGGCTTCCGCCCCCAACAGTTCGCCGAGCTCTACGCCAGAAAGGTCGGAGTCAACCCGTCCGCTTTCCTGAGAGGATTGTGGGGCCCGAGATATCTTGATAAGAAGACGGGGAAGGTTGTGGGTAAGAAAGCCATCAAGAGCGCAGACCCACAGCCAATGTTCGTGGAGTTTGTGTTGAGTGCCCTGTGGAAGATGTATGAGCTGGTGCTGAAGGATGGTGGCGAGAGTAAGGGGGTGAAGAAATTGGTAGAGAACTTCCAATTGAAAATTCCTGAACGGGAGCTGAAGAACAAAGATCCAAAGGCGGTGCTACAGTCCATGATGAGCCGGTGGCTGCCGCTGGCAGATGCTGTGATGGATATGGTGGTGGAGTGCACACCGGACCCTGTTGCTGCTCAAGGGGTCAGGGTTGCACGTCTTATGCCAAAGAGGGAAGTTACACCAGAAGATGCTGCTGGTTGCCCTGAGGTTGTTGCAGAGGCAGAGAGGGTGCGGAGGTGTGTCGAGGCCTGTGATGTGAGCATAGATGCGCCGATTGTAGTTTATGTGTCAAAAATGTTTACTGTGCCATATAAGATGTTGCCACTGAAGGGAGTGAATGGGGAACTGTTGAACCACCATGGTGACATTGAATCAGAGGAGTGCTTTATGGCATTTGCAAGGGTCTTCAGTGGGATCCTTCGTGCTGGTCAGAAGGTCTTTGTGCTATCGCCATTGTATGATCCAGTGAAAGGGGAGGCATTGCAGAAGCATGTGCAGGAGGTGGAGCTGCAATACTTGTATGAGATGCTTGGACAGGGCCTGAAGCCAGTTGCCAGTGTGGGTGCTGGGAATGTTGTCGCAATCCAGGGCCTTGGGCAGCATATATTGAAGAGCGCCACATTGTCATCCACAAAGAGTTGCTGGCCCATCTCAAGTATGATGTTCCAGGCCTCTCCGATGCTCAAGGTTGCAATTGAGCCTTCGAATCCAGCTGATCTGGGAGCTCTTGTTAAAGGGCTCAAGCTTCTTAACCGGGCAGACCCATTTGTGGAGTATACTGTTACACAGAGGGGTGAGCATGTCCTTTCTGCCGCAGGTGAGATACATTTAGAGCGGTGCATAAAGGATTTGGAGGAAAGATTTGCAAAGGTTAAATTGGAGGTCTCAGACCCCCTAGTTTCCTTCAAAGAGACAATTGAAGGAGAAGGTGTTGGTTTATTTGAGAGGTTGAAGGCCCCACAGGAATTTGCTGAGAGGACTACTCCAAATGGGAGATGCACTGTGCGAGTTCAGGTCTTGAGGCTTCCCAATGCTCTAACTAAGGTCCTTGAGGAAAGTGAACAATTGCTTAGTCAAATAATTGAGGGGAAAACAGCAAAAAGAGATGGTGTCTTGGATCCAAGGCTTTCTCAAGATGATGGTGATTCTGCTGCGATGCTTAGGCAGCGTATGATCGATGCCATAGACAGTGATTTAGAAGCAATTTCTGGGAAAGTGGATAAAGAAAAACTTGACAGGTATAGAAAGACATGGCTTGGATACCTTGAAAGAATCTGGTCACTAGGTCCTTGGCAGGTTGGTCCAAATCTCCTTATCTCGCCTGATGCAAAATCAAGTGATGCTGTGATAACCATCCAAGATGGAAGGCAAGGTATACTCGTGAACGGTAGATCTCATGTCTCCGAGAGATTGGGGTTTGTGAAGGAATCTGATGCCAAAGCTAACAGCAATCTTGACAACGGTGAATCAGCAGTAGATACTCCTGAATCATTGCATCTAGAGTCTATGGCACTAAGGAACAGCATTGTCTCAGGTTTCCAGATTGCCGCAAATGCTGGGCCTTTATGTGATGAACCTATGTGGGGTCTGGCGTTTATTGTTGAGCCTTACATATTTGCTGACGGCTCTGATGCTGCTAATCACTCTGTTCAATACAACATTTTCAGCGGTCAAGTAATCACTGCAGTTAAAGAAGCATGCCGAGCAGCTGTTCTTCAGAACAAGCCACGGCTTGTTGAGGCGTTGTACTTCTGTGAATTGACCGCGCCAATAGATCAAAATTATCCATCATATGCAGTTCTTAATAAGAGGCGAGCAATGATTCTGAATGATGAGATGCATGAAGGAACCTCATTGTTCACAGTGCACGCTTACTTGCCAGTTGCTGAGAGCGTCGGATTTTCAAATGAACTTAGGAGTTCAACTGCAGGTGCAGCTAGTGCTCTGCTTGTTCTTAGCCACTGGGAAACTATTGCAGAGGACCCCTTATTTGTCCCGAAGACACAGGATGAGCTTGAAGAACATGGAGATGGTTCAAGCATTGTGCCAAACTTGGCTAAAAGGCTTATGAATTCTGTTAGGCGAAGGAAAGGACTGCATGTCGAAGAGAAAGTTGTGGAGCATGGCACAAAACAGCGGACCCTTGCTAAAAAAGTATAG
- the LOC120650221 gene encoding myosin-binding protein 7-like, which yields MDDDHDQDPDPPSPAAGGRCPCCSSPAAPAVPWRRSVKRKLGAEKGEGGGEGGEGESAAARVDAAEECAALREAVAAAQSTASALRAEVEEERLAAASAASETMAMMLRLQREKAEVQMELRQFRRFADEKMALDAAEIDQLRALLAQRARRLVRLRARLREYRLQFLHLGIPLPEGEELVAQNAEEEEEDLLLLEGEDGYGGYYPELRCHDGVYYYEDGQGGEGAVALDLERRICRLEHDQETHLVESVLEEEEGTQLYTDDALPELAGLEQGGFYANEMLPEDAVEERSQLYNEDEELPDSPTAGFGGGEETSETDGVGSASGSDRVYTIDKVHQGVSAPIARVPENYQDEVVEPDIKKLYMRLEALEADRESMRQALVAMRTEKAQLVLLREIAQQLAKDGAPAGSGAGVGRGVHQSPGKCKVGIVERRFTEDKKATLVKTFSMVALFKWVLTLLGKKKKLPQSRYTFGLSSNNVGLLLLLDKCPRIQKTLTRTK from the coding sequence atggacgaCGACCACGACCAGGACCCcgacccgccgtcgccggccgccggggggCGCTGCCCGTGctgctcctcccccgccgcgccggccgtgcCGTGGCGGCGGTCCGTGAAGCGGAAGCTGGGCGCGGAGAAGGGGGAGGGCgggggcgagggcggcgagggggagtccgcggcggcgcgggtcgacGCGGCGGAGGAGTGCGCGGCGTtgcgggaggcggtggcggccgcgcagTCCACGGCGTCGGCGCTGCGGGCCGAGGTCGAGGAGGAGCGACTcgccgcggccagcgccgccagcgAGACCATGGCCATGATGCTCCGCCTGCAGCGCGAGAAGGCCGAGGTCCAGATGGAGCTCCGCCAGTTCCGACGCTTCGCCGACGAGAAGATGGCGCTCGACGCCGCCGAGATTGACCAGCTCCGCGCGCTCCTGGcccagcgcgcgcgccggctgGTGAGGCTGCGCGCCAGGCTCCGCGAGTACCGCCTCCAGTTCCTCCACCTGGGCATCCCGCTACCGGAGGGCGAGGAACTCGTCGCCCAgaacgccgaggaggaggaagaggacctCCTACTGCTCGAGGGCGAGGACGGCTACGGGGGCTATTACCCCGAGCTCCGCTGCCACGACGGGGTGTACTACTACGAGGACGGGCAGGGGGGAGAGGGCGCCGTTGCCCTTGATCTGGAGCGCCGGATCTGCCGCCTTGAGCACGATCAGGAAACTCACCTGGTTGAATCGGtcctggaggaggaggaaggcacCCAGCTTTACACAGATGATGCCTTGCCGGAGTTGGCTGGGCTAGAGCAGGGTGGTTTTTATGCTAACGAGATGTTACCTGAAGATGCTGTGGAAGAAAGGAGCCAACTCTACAATGAGGATGAGGAGCTGCCGGACTCTCCAACTGCTGGATTTGGTGGTGGGGAGGAAACGAGTGAGACTGATGGTGTTGGCAGTGCAAGCGGCAGCGATAGGGTGTACACGATTGACAAGGTACATCAAGGTGTGTCTGCGCCTATAGCCAGAGTCCCGGAGAATTACCAGGATGAGGTGGTGGAACCAGACATTAAGAAGCTTTATATGAGGCTGGAAGCACTGGAGGCTGACCGGGAATCAATGAGGCAGGCCCTTGTGGCTATGCGCACTGAGAAGGCGCAGCTTGTGCTTCTCCGTGAGATCGCACAGCAGCTTGCCAAGGATGGAGCTCCAGCTGGATCAGGAGCTGGTGTGGGGCGAGGTGTACACCAGTCGCCTGGAAAATGCAAGGTGGGGATAGTAGAAAGGAGGTTCACGGAGGATAAGAAGGCGACACTCGTCAAGACATTCTCCATGGTTGCTTTATTTAAG